In Nocardioides luti, the DNA window TGGGCGACCGGGATCGTCGAGCCGTCCGGCAGCCGGGCCGAGTCGCCGATCTCCTGCGAGAGCGAGATGTAGCGCTGGCCGACGAGGTTGCGGTAGCGGATCGTGGCGTGGGTGGCCTTGGTCAGCGAGGTCGCGCTCTGCACCGAGAAGGTGACCTCGGCGCGGCTGCGGTCGACGATCCGGACGTCCTTGACGACGCCGACCTTGACCCCGGCGATCCGGATGTCGTCACCCTTGACGACACCCGTCGCGTCGACGAAGTCCGCCTTGTACTCGTTGGTGCCGCCGAGCGACAGGTTGCCGATGACCGCCGCCAGGACGCCGGTGGCCAGCGTCGTGACGACGATGAAGATCGTCAGCTTGGTGAAGTCGACCGCAGTCTTCTTGTCGAAGAGCTTCATCGCAGCGACACCTGCGCCCCCCGTGCCATCGGCCCGACGAGCAGGACGCCCAGGTCGGGGACGTCACCGGCCGCGAGGCCCAGCGAGGGACCGAGCAACGACTTGAGCAAGTCCGACTCCTGGGTGCTGCCGGCCATGCCGGTCGCGTTGCGGAAGTACGACGGGGCGACCCGCGAGGTGCCCTTGCCGGTGGGCGAGTCGACGCCGTCGTTGAAGTTGGGCTGGTGGCGCACCGGGTTGCTCTGCGACCACGGCGGGTTGGGCAGGTGGAGGCAGTTCGGCCCGCGCTTCTCGGCGTACCGCGGGACGTCACCGGCGTTGTAGCCGCGCGGCTGGTTGGGCAGGGTCTCGAGCACGATGTGCAGGGTGAAGTTGCGGAACGCCTCGGCCTGCAGCTTGCCGGCGTTGACGATGCCGCTCGTGAGGCAGGAGTACTCGGGGGCGTACTTCGCGAACACCTTGAGCTGCTGGGAGCCGAGGCTGCTCAGCCGGATCAGGTTGTCGCCGTTGGCGTCGAGGAAGCCCTTGGCGGTGTCGGAGAACGACGCGACGTCGGTGAAGAGCGCGTTCAGCTTGACCGAGCGGTCCTCGAGGGTGCCGGTCGTCTTCACCGTGTTGCGGAGGATCTCGCCGATCTGCGGCAGCGCGGCGGCGTAGGTGTCGGACACCTTCGAGGTCAGCCGCAGGTCCTCGACGAAGCCGGGGATCTGCGGGTTGAGCCGCTTGAGGTAGGCGTCGACGGTCTCGAGGTTCTCGCCGATCTGCTCGCCGCGGCCCTCGAGGGCGGTGGCGATGGCGTTCAGCGTCATGTTGATCTCGGCCGGCTGCACCGCCCGCAGGAGGGGGTACAGGTCGGAGAGGACCTTCTCGACCTCGATCGAGACCTGGGTGCGCTCGATGTCGGCACCGGGCTCGATGTGGTCCGGGGCCGGGTCGTCGGGGACGACCAGGGAGACGTACTTCTCGCCGAAGAGCGTCTTGGGGACGATCGAGCCGGTGACGTTCGCGGGGATCGTGTCGATCTGCGACGGGAAGATGCCCAGCGTGAGCGTGGCACCGTCCGCGTCGGACTTCATGTCGGTGACCTCGCCGACGATGACGCCGCGGATCTTGACGTCGGCCCGCGCCGGGAGCTGCAGGCCGATGGTCGACGTCTGCAGGGTCACGTTGTCGTAGTCGGTGAACTTCTTGGTGAAGATGCCGTAGGTGAGGTAGACGCCGCCCACGAGCAGGACGAGGAACACGACACCGAGGATCTTGACGTTCTGGAGGATCTTCATCGCCTCAACCCGCCAGTCTGACGGTGGTGGTGGTGCCCCAGATGGCCATCGACAGGAAGAGGTCGATGACGTTGATCGCGACGATGCTGGTCCGCACGGCGCGCCCGACGGCCACGCCCACCCCGGCGGGACCGCCCGAGGCGGTGTAGCCGTGGTAGCAGTGGATCAGGATGACGGTGACCGCGAAGACGAGCACCTTGCCGAACGACCACAGCACGTCACCCGGGGGCAGGAACTGGTTGAAGTAGTGGTCGTAGGTGCCGGCGCTCTGGCCGAAGAACTTGGTCACCGTGAGCCGCGTCGCGAAGTACGACGACAGCAGGCCCACGACGTAGAGCGGGATGATCGCGATCAGTCCGCCGATGATGCGGGTCGTCACGAGGAACGGCAGCGAGGGGATCGCCATCACCTCGAGGGCGTCGACCTCCTCGGAGATCCGCATGGCGCCGAGCTGGGCGGTGAAGCCGCAGCCGACCGTCGCCGCGAGCGCGATCCCGGAGACCAGCGGTGCGATCTCGCGGGTGTTGAAGTAGGCCGAGACGAAGCCCGAGAACGCCGCGGTGCCGATCTGGTTGAGCGCGGCGTAGCCCTGGAGCCCGACCTCGGTGCCGGTGAAGAAGCAGAGCGCGGTGATGACGCCGACCGTGCCGCCGATGACCGCGAGCGAGCCGGAGCCGAGGGTGACCTCGGCCAGGATGCGCAGGATCTCCTTCTTGTAGCGCCGGATCGTGCGCGGCGTCCACGCGAGGGCGCGGATGAAGAACGCGAGCTCGGCGCCGAGGTCGTCGAGGGTCTTGAGGGGCTTGGCGTAGACCGCCCGGATGCTGGCCATGTCGTCAACCCGTCTTTGGTGGGACGAGCTGGAAGTAGATCGCGCTCATCACGAAGTTGACGACGAACAGGAGCATGAAGGAGACGACGACGGACTCGTTCACCGCGTCACCGACCCCCTTGGGTCCACCGGCTGCATTCATCCCCTTGTAGGACGCGACGATCGCCGCGATCAGACCGAACACGAGGGCCTTCGCCATGCCCTGCCACAGGTCGGGCAGCTGTGCCAGGGCGGTGAAGCTCGCTAGATAGGCCCCTGGTGTCCCGTCCTGGAGGACGACGTTGAAGACGTAGCCGCCGGCCACGCCGACGACGCTGACGAGGCCGTTGAGGAAGACGGCCACGAGCATGCAGGCGAGGACGCGCGGCACGACGAGGCGCTGGATCGGGTCGATGCCCAGCACCATCATGGCGTCGAGCTCCTCGCGGATCTTGCGGGCACCGAGGTCGGCCGCGATGGCCGACCCGCCGGCGCCGGCGATCAGCAGCGAGGTCGCGATCGGCCCGGCTTCTCGTACGACGGCGAGCACCGAGGCCGAGCCCGTGAACGACTGGGCGCCGAACTGCTTGATCAGGCCGCCGACCTGCAGCGCGATGACCGCGCCGAAGGGGATGGCGACCAGGGCCGTCGGGATGATCGTGACGGAGGCGATGAACCAGGCCTGCTGGAGGAACTCCCGCATCTGGAACGGGCGCTTGAACAGGCCGCGCCCGACGTCGAGGCCGAAGGCGAAGAGCTTGCCCGCGGTCCCGATCGGTGCGAGCGCGCGGCTCGCGGTGAGTGTTGCCATGGTCGTGTCAGCCACCCGTCGTCATCGGCATGTTCTCCTCGAACGAACCGGGAGGCGGAGTGATGTTGTTGTCGCGGCACCAGGCACCGGGCTCGCGCTGGCTGCGGCGCGGGATGCCGTTCGAGGGCTCGAGCTGCATCGGGATCGGCGGCAGCGGCGGCATGTCGATGTCCTTCTCCGCCTCGAGCTCGTCGGCGTCCTTCTCCTCGGACATGCCGATCGGGCCGACGGTCTGGGCGTTGAGGAACTGCCGCACCACCGGCTCCTCCGAGGACAGCAGCATCTCGCGCGGGCCGAACATGGCCAGGTGCTTGTGGTAGAGCAGGCCGATGTTGTCGGGCACCGTGCGGGCGGTGTTGATGTCGTGCGTCACGATCAGGAACGTCGCGTCGATCTGCGCGTTCAGGTCGATGAAGAGCTGGTTGATGAACGACGTGCGCACCGGGTCCA includes these proteins:
- a CDS encoding MCE family protein, with product MKILQNVKILGVVFLVLLVGGVYLTYGIFTKKFTDYDNVTLQTSTIGLQLPARADVKIRGVIVGEVTDMKSDADGATLTLGIFPSQIDTIPANVTGSIVPKTLFGEKYVSLVVPDDPAPDHIEPGADIERTQVSIEVEKVLSDLYPLLRAVQPAEINMTLNAIATALEGRGEQIGENLETVDAYLKRLNPQIPGFVEDLRLTSKVSDTYAAALPQIGEILRNTVKTTGTLEDRSVKLNALFTDVASFSDTAKGFLDANGDNLIRLSSLGSQQLKVFAKYAPEYSCLTSGIVNAGKLQAEAFRNFTLHIVLETLPNQPRGYNAGDVPRYAEKRGPNCLHLPNPPWSQSNPVRHQPNFNDGVDSPTGKGTSRVAPSYFRNATGMAGSTQESDLLKSLLGPSLGLAAGDVPDLGVLLVGPMARGAQVSLR
- a CDS encoding MlaE family ABC transporter permease — protein: MASIRAVYAKPLKTLDDLGAELAFFIRALAWTPRTIRRYKKEILRILAEVTLGSGSLAVIGGTVGVITALCFFTGTEVGLQGYAALNQIGTAAFSGFVSAYFNTREIAPLVSGIALAATVGCGFTAQLGAMRISEEVDALEVMAIPSLPFLVTTRIIGGLIAIIPLYVVGLLSSYFATRLTVTKFFGQSAGTYDHYFNQFLPPGDVLWSFGKVLVFAVTVILIHCYHGYTASGGPAGVGVAVGRAVRTSIVAINVIDLFLSMAIWGTTTTVRLAG
- a CDS encoding MlaE family ABC transporter permease, whose amino-acid sequence is MATLTASRALAPIGTAGKLFAFGLDVGRGLFKRPFQMREFLQQAWFIASVTIIPTALVAIPFGAVIALQVGGLIKQFGAQSFTGSASVLAVVREAGPIATSLLIAGAGGSAIAADLGARKIREELDAMMVLGIDPIQRLVVPRVLACMLVAVFLNGLVSVVGVAGGYVFNVVLQDGTPGAYLASFTALAQLPDLWQGMAKALVFGLIAAIVASYKGMNAAGGPKGVGDAVNESVVVSFMLLFVVNFVMSAIYFQLVPPKTG